In Rouxiella sp. WC2420, the following proteins share a genomic window:
- a CDS encoding ABC transporter ATP-binding protein, producing the protein MQQQQQGKDVTLTGIRKSYGDVVALPDVNLSVRRGEFCTLLGASGSGKTTLLKIIAGFEMPDRGSVHISGKNVSRMSIADRNIGMVFQNYALFPHMSVFENVAFPLRMRRLAKSDIDRKVAEALELVSLRDFRARMPGELSGGQQQRTALARALVFNPDILLMDEPLGALDKNLRQTIQLQIKKLHQELGLTVVFVTHDQEEAMNLSDTIVIMENGSIVASGTPEDLYRKPGSPFVAGFLGECNFIQQDGGNMLGIRPEHLLVGSPSRFAAQRYRGEIQVATFCGMHWKLFIASMGQTIIAYAPPDISPLERIPGTAVDWGFQQADALIF; encoded by the coding sequence ATGCAACAACAACAACAAGGTAAAGACGTCACCCTGACCGGCATTCGCAAATCTTACGGCGATGTTGTCGCCTTGCCGGACGTGAATTTGTCAGTGCGGCGTGGCGAATTCTGTACTCTGCTGGGCGCATCGGGATCGGGCAAAACGACCTTGCTGAAGATTATCGCCGGGTTTGAAATGCCCGATCGCGGCAGTGTGCACATCTCAGGTAAAAATGTCAGCCGTATGTCGATAGCCGATCGCAACATCGGCATGGTATTTCAGAACTACGCGCTGTTTCCGCATATGTCGGTATTTGAAAACGTGGCTTTTCCGCTGCGGATGAGGCGTCTGGCAAAGTCGGATATTGACCGTAAAGTCGCCGAGGCGTTAGAGCTGGTCAGTCTAAGAGACTTTCGCGCGAGAATGCCGGGGGAGCTTTCCGGTGGCCAGCAGCAGCGTACCGCACTGGCGCGGGCGCTGGTATTTAATCCCGATATCCTGTTGATGGATGAGCCTCTGGGGGCGCTGGACAAAAATCTGCGCCAGACCATACAGCTACAAATCAAAAAATTGCATCAAGAACTAGGGCTGACGGTGGTGTTTGTCACTCACGATCAGGAGGAGGCGATGAATCTTTCGGACACTATCGTGATTATGGAAAACGGCAGCATTGTCGCGTCTGGAACGCCCGAAGACCTGTACCGCAAACCGGGCAGCCCTTTTGTCGCCGGGTTTCTGGGGGAGTGTAATTTTATCCAGCAGGATGGCGGCAACATGCTGGGCATTCGTCCCGAGCATTTACTGGTCGGTAGCCCGAGCCGGTTCGCCGCTCAGCGTTATCGGGGAGAAATTCAGGTGGCGACTTTTTGCGGGATGCATTGGAAGCTGTTTATCGCCTCGATGGGACAAACCATTATCGCCTATGCGCCGCCGGACATTTCGCCGCTTGAGCGTATACCGGGAACCGCTGTCGACTGGGGATTTCAGCAGGCAGACGCATTGATATTTTAG